Proteins from a single region of Urocitellus parryii isolate mUroPar1 chromosome 4, mUroPar1.hap1, whole genome shotgun sequence:
- the LOC113189648 gene encoding cyclin-dependent kinase 4 inhibitor B codes for MREEDKGMLGGSSSDAGLANAAARGQLEKVRQLLEAGADPNGVNRFGRRPIQVMMMGSAHMAELLLLHGAEPNCADPATLTRPVHDAAREGFLDTLVALHRAGARLDVRDAWGRLPVDLAEELGHREVAEYLRAAAGD; via the exons atgCGAGAGGAGGACAAGGGCATGCTCGGTGGTAGCAGCAGCGATGCGGGCCTGGCCAACGCCGCGGCACGGGGACAATTGGAGAAGGTGCGGCAGCTCCTGGAAGCCGGTGCAGATCCCAATGGAGTCAACCGCTTCGGGAGGCGCCCGATCCAG GTCATGATGATGGGCAGCGCCCACATGGCGGAGCTGCTCTTACTCCACGGCGCAGAACCCAACTGCGCTGACCCTGCTACCCTCACCCGACCAGTGCACGATGCGGCCCGGGAGGGCTTCTTGGACACGCTGGTGGCGCTGCACCGGGCAGGGGCGCGGCTGGATGTGCGCGACGCCTGGGGCCGCCTTCCGGTGGACCTGGCTGAGGAGCTGGGCCACCGCGAGGTCGCAGAGTACCTGCGCGCGGCTGCTGGGGACTGA